A single region of the Oleispira antarctica RB-8 genome encodes:
- the glyQ gene encoding Glycyl-tRNA synthetase, alpha subunit: MPAALSTAIIPAFRISIFNVFSIEGRIVSEIASEQSRHDIKTFQGLIAALQEFWSEQGCIISQPIDLEVGAGTFHTSTFLRAIGPESWNAAYVQPCRRPTDGRYGENPNRLQHYYQFQVVMKPSPLDIQEKYLECLKVIGIDTLVHDIRFVEDNWESPTLGAWGLGWEVWLNGMEVTQFTYFQQVGGLECYPVTGEITIGLERIAMYLQNVDSIYDLVWTYGPDGKAVTYGDVFHQNEVEMSAYNFEHADVDFLFSAFDQHEKDCARLIEAGLALPAYEKVLKASHAFNMLDARHAISVTERQGYILRVRTLARSVAEAYFQSRRILEFPLAPDDLRKEVLALAAASEKAEALKLEKAAAKQAAKDSAKHAKAGEKK, encoded by the coding sequence GTGCCTGCGGCGCTCAGCACTGCTATAATCCCAGCCTTTCGTATCTCCATATTTAACGTTTTTAGCATAGAAGGTCGCATCGTGTCTGAAATAGCATCTGAACAAAGCCGCCATGATATTAAAACCTTTCAAGGCCTCATCGCTGCCTTGCAAGAATTTTGGTCCGAACAAGGCTGTATTATTAGCCAGCCTATTGATCTAGAAGTTGGAGCGGGCACGTTCCACACCTCAACTTTCTTGCGTGCAATCGGTCCAGAATCATGGAACGCCGCTTATGTTCAGCCATGTCGTCGCCCTACCGATGGTCGCTATGGTGAAAACCCAAACCGTTTACAACACTACTACCAATTTCAAGTAGTGATGAAGCCTTCGCCGCTAGACATTCAAGAGAAATACTTAGAGTGTCTAAAAGTTATTGGCATTGATACCTTGGTTCACGATATTCGTTTTGTAGAAGATAACTGGGAATCTCCTACTCTTGGCGCCTGGGGCCTTGGTTGGGAAGTCTGGTTAAACGGTATGGAAGTGACTCAGTTCACCTACTTCCAGCAAGTGGGTGGCTTAGAGTGCTACCCAGTGACTGGCGAGATCACCATTGGTCTTGAACGTATTGCCATGTACCTGCAAAACGTTGATTCTATTTATGACTTAGTTTGGACCTATGGCCCCGATGGTAAAGCCGTCACTTATGGTGATGTTTTCCACCAGAACGAAGTTGAAATGTCAGCCTACAATTTTGAACATGCGGATGTTGATTTCTTATTCTCTGCGTTTGACCAGCATGAAAAAGATTGTGCGCGTTTGATCGAAGCAGGTCTTGCTTTACCCGCTTATGAAAAAGTATTGAAGGCGTCTCATGCATTTAATATGTTGGACGCTCGTCACGCGATTTCTGTTACTGAACGCCAAGGTTATATCTTACGTGTTCGTACATTAGCGCGTAGCGTTGCAGAGGCGTATTTCCAATCTCGTCGTATTCTTGAATTCCCATTAGCGCCGGATGATCTTCGTAAAGAAGTTCTAGCGCTGGCAGCTGCCTCTGAAAAAGCAGAAGCCCTAAAATTAGAAAAAGCGGCCGCAAAGCAAGCAGCAAAAGATTCTGCTAAACATGCAAAAGCAGGAGAGAAAAAATAA
- a CDS encoding putative signal transduction histidine kinase produces the protein MKQESKFEFLVAAYVHDLKNQLQSLSAQQDTLINELPTEYQLKLTPMLKQTNKIKDDTLRLVSVFRLENKDKFDMGDAWPKDTASNAIESCNLQFPNLSIKNNINHDAQGFYNEQLIQLALVTLITNSAQAGAKQVELSCEEHNSHSLSITIHDDGPGFSQDILDGLADTTKAEGTGLGLSFVEMICQAHQGAAQRGALTIVNAKDGAIATLFLP, from the coding sequence ATGAAACAAGAATCAAAATTTGAATTCCTAGTAGCAGCCTATGTACACGATCTCAAGAATCAACTGCAATCTCTCTCTGCTCAGCAAGATACTTTAATCAATGAATTACCCACAGAGTATCAACTTAAACTGACCCCCATGTTGAAACAGACAAATAAAATAAAAGACGATACATTAAGACTCGTGAGTGTTTTCCGCTTAGAGAATAAGGATAAGTTTGACATGGGCGATGCGTGGCCGAAAGATACCGCCAGCAATGCCATCGAATCTTGTAATTTACAGTTTCCAAACTTGAGCATCAAAAATAACATTAACCACGATGCCCAAGGTTTCTATAACGAGCAACTCATTCAACTAGCCCTAGTCACCCTCATTACCAACAGTGCTCAAGCAGGTGCGAAACAAGTCGAACTCTCATGTGAAGAACATAACAGCCATAGCCTTAGCATAACAATACACGACGATGGCCCTGGTTTTAGTCAAGATATTCTAGACGGCCTAGCCGATACAACTAAAGCGGAAGGCACTGGTTTAGGCCTCTCTTTTGTTGAAATGATCTGTCAAGCTCATCAAGGTGCTGCTCAACGAGGTGCCCTGACTATTGTTAACGCCAAAGACGGTGCGATTGCGACTCTTTTTCTCCCCTAA
- a CDS encoding Response regulator receiver protein: MINLEKALAGRRILIVDDLVEARSSLKKMATILGGDNIDVATDGIEAMSLIHEHEYDIVLSDYNLGRTKDGQQILEEARFTQRLRATSLFIVITGENAIDMVMGALEYDPDGYITKPYTLNMLKERLIRIITIKEELRKVNKAIDLQKYDLAIKYCLEVLDSNPRLRLPASRILGQLLMRQKRFQQALKIYSQLLNERSVSWAKLGQAICIFKLGDPNSALALLNRALVDHPLYVQCYDWIAKILLTLDKPLEAQAALEKAIVISPKAVLRQMELGRIAYENGDMVTAEPAFKYSVRLGRFSCHKSAKNYLQFVRSAQALLINPKERQTQNKANEAFRALTELKQDFSDDKDSLFEASIVESKTHLKMENLDEAKRSANDAEDMLAKLECPKIDYKLQMTETFIETDQSVKAQKMIDELKSAELSDKQIIMLNRLDNDLNGEALKRHSTSLNDQGVSHYEKGELEEAIIAFDQATHYEQAGISVLLNSIQAKISLMERDSPDKKILKNVRSLLIRIGEIAKDDERFARYSRLRKTYDRLCRAAAK, translated from the coding sequence ATGATTAATTTGGAAAAAGCGTTAGCAGGCCGACGTATTTTAATTGTCGACGACCTCGTTGAAGCTCGTAGCTCATTAAAAAAGATGGCCACTATTTTAGGCGGTGACAATATTGATGTTGCCACCGATGGCATCGAAGCAATGAGTCTGATTCATGAGCATGAATACGACATCGTTCTATCCGATTATAATCTCGGCCGCACCAAAGATGGTCAGCAAATTTTAGAAGAAGCTCGCTTTACACAGCGCCTGCGCGCAACCTCATTATTCATTGTTATTACCGGTGAAAATGCCATCGACATGGTGATGGGAGCATTAGAATACGACCCTGATGGTTATATAACTAAACCCTATACTCTGAATATGCTAAAAGAACGCCTTATTCGCATTATTACGATTAAAGAGGAATTGCGTAAAGTTAATAAGGCCATTGACCTACAAAAATATGATTTGGCCATCAAGTACTGCTTAGAAGTACTTGATAGCAATCCGCGCCTTCGACTGCCTGCTTCTCGTATTCTGGGTCAGCTATTAATGCGCCAAAAACGATTTCAACAGGCGCTCAAAATTTATTCACAGCTTTTAAATGAACGATCGGTCTCTTGGGCTAAATTGGGCCAAGCCATTTGTATTTTCAAATTAGGCGACCCTAACAGTGCGTTAGCTTTATTAAATCGTGCTCTAGTTGATCATCCACTTTATGTGCAATGTTACGACTGGATTGCAAAAATTTTGTTAACGCTAGATAAGCCCTTAGAGGCCCAAGCTGCACTCGAAAAAGCCATTGTAATCTCACCTAAAGCCGTCTTAAGGCAAATGGAATTAGGCCGCATTGCCTATGAAAATGGCGACATGGTTACGGCTGAGCCTGCATTCAAATATTCAGTCCGTTTGGGACGTTTCTCTTGTCATAAATCAGCAAAAAACTATTTACAGTTTGTTCGCTCTGCTCAAGCATTACTTATAAATCCCAAAGAAAGACAAACGCAAAATAAAGCGAACGAAGCATTTCGAGCCTTAACTGAATTGAAGCAAGATTTTTCTGATGACAAAGACTCTCTGTTCGAAGCGTCTATTGTTGAAAGTAAAACACATCTAAAGATGGAGAATCTCGACGAAGCTAAGCGTAGCGCTAATGATGCTGAAGACATGCTGGCTAAGCTTGAGTGTCCTAAAATAGACTATAAATTACAAATGACCGAAACCTTCATCGAAACTGATCAATCGGTCAAAGCACAAAAAATGATTGATGAATTAAAAAGTGCTGAGCTTTCTGATAAACAAATAATAATGCTCAACCGACTTGATAACGATTTAAATGGCGAAGCACTAAAACGCCACAGTACCAGTCTTAATGATCAAGGAGTCAGCCATTATGAAAAGGGGGAACTAGAAGAAGCCATTATTGCTTTTGACCAAGCAACTCATTACGAACAAGCAGGTATCAGTGTTTTATTAAACTCTATTCAAGCCAAAATATCTCTTATGGAACGCGATAGTCCAGATAAAAAAATTCTAAAAAATGTTCGTTCACTATTAATTCGCATTGGTGAAATCGCTAAAGATGATGAGCGCTTTGCCCGTTATTCTAGACTCAGAAAAACTTACGATCGTTTATGTCGAGCGGCTGCAAAATGA
- the trkG gene encoding Trk-type K+ transport systems, membrane component gives MNFSVIARVLGLLMMIFSFTLVPPMIVSWVYQDGTLSAFLYALLITFGIGFLVWLPVHNHRQELKTRDGFIITVLFWLVLAFSGSVPLYLAEQANLSYTDAFFESLSGWTTTGATVITGLDELPKSILWYRQQLQWLGGMGIIVLAVAVLPMLGIGGMQLFRAETPGPVKDSKLTPRITETAKALWYIYLSLTIACAAAYWFAGMTLFDAIGHSFSTVAIGGFSTHDASLGYFNSPTIEAIAMIFMLISVLNFGLHFYAWKNKSIVHYFLDSEFKFIFSIMLGGAALTVSALWLTDTYTLSNSVRNGLFQLVSIATTTGFSTVGFAEWPVFLPVLLFMMAFIGGCAGSTGGGMKVIRVLLIYKQGIREIRRLIHPNAIIPVKINKRTVNDRVLESVWGFFSVYILTYMVMMVALLATGLDHVTAFSAVGACLNNLGPGLGEVAAHYGNISDVAKWILSITMLLGRLEIFTFLVLMSPAFWRN, from the coding sequence ATGAATTTTTCTGTTATTGCTCGAGTATTGGGCCTGCTGATGATGATCTTCAGCTTCACCTTAGTGCCTCCCATGATCGTTTCTTGGGTTTATCAAGATGGCACTTTAAGTGCTTTCTTGTACGCCCTATTAATTACTTTTGGGATTGGTTTTTTGGTCTGGCTACCGGTCCACAACCATAGACAAGAATTAAAAACTCGAGATGGCTTTATTATTACCGTGCTGTTTTGGCTCGTACTCGCATTCTCGGGTAGCGTTCCTTTGTACCTGGCAGAACAAGCAAATTTATCCTATACCGATGCCTTTTTTGAGTCATTATCAGGTTGGACGACGACGGGAGCAACGGTGATTACGGGCTTAGATGAATTGCCTAAATCCATCCTTTGGTATCGACAACAACTGCAATGGCTGGGAGGCATGGGGATTATTGTCTTAGCCGTTGCCGTACTCCCTATGCTGGGTATTGGTGGTATGCAGTTATTTCGCGCAGAAACTCCCGGCCCCGTTAAAGACTCAAAACTTACCCCTCGTATTACCGAAACTGCCAAAGCTCTTTGGTATATTTACTTATCACTCACCATTGCTTGCGCCGCTGCTTATTGGTTTGCTGGGATGACGCTATTCGACGCGATAGGTCACAGTTTTTCTACCGTGGCTATTGGTGGGTTTTCGACTCACGATGCTTCACTTGGGTATTTTAATAGCCCAACGATTGAAGCCATAGCGATGATTTTTATGCTGATATCAGTATTGAATTTTGGTCTGCACTTTTATGCTTGGAAAAACAAATCCATCGTGCACTACTTTTTAGATTCTGAATTCAAATTCATCTTCTCAATTATGTTAGGTGGCGCGGCACTGACCGTTTCAGCGCTCTGGCTAACCGATACTTATACACTCTCAAATTCTGTGCGTAATGGTTTATTCCAACTCGTTTCCATCGCAACAACAACAGGATTTAGTACGGTAGGTTTTGCTGAGTGGCCGGTATTTTTACCCGTATTATTATTTATGATGGCTTTTATCGGCGGTTGTGCGGGTTCAACGGGCGGCGGCATGAAGGTAATTCGAGTATTGCTGATTTATAAGCAAGGTATTCGTGAAATTCGTCGCTTGATTCATCCTAATGCCATTATTCCGGTCAAAATTAATAAACGCACTGTAAACGATCGCGTGCTTGAATCGGTGTGGGGATTTTTCTCGGTCTATATTCTTACCTACATGGTCATGATGGTCGCTCTGCTTGCAACTGGCTTAGATCACGTCACCGCATTCTCTGCCGTTGGCGCTTGCCTCAATAACCTCGGCCCAGGCCTTGGTGAAGTTGCTGCTCATTACGGTAATATCAGTGATGTCGCCAAATGGATATTGTCGATTACTATGCTGCTTGGTCGCTTAGAAATTTTTACCTTTCTGGTATTGATGAGCCCAGCTTTCTGGCGTAATTAA
- the trkA gene encoding Potassium uptake protein, with the protein MKIIILGAGQVGGTLAENLANEQNDITVIDTDAQRLRELQDLIDIKTVVGTGSYPQVLRQAGADDADMLIAVTNSDETNMVACQVAYTLFRTPTKISRIRSNAYLKQKELFKSDAFPIDVLISPEQVVTNYIKRLLEYPGTLQVLDFADEKVQLVAVRAYHGGLLVGQQLRKLREHMPTADTKVAAIYRRGQAILPTADTVIEVDDEVFFIAAKNHIKKVMNELRREENSYKRILIAGGGNIGYRLAKALENKYRIKLIEHGEKRAQFLSENLSKTVVLMGSATDQALLEEENIENIDVFCAVTNDDESNIMSSMLAKRLGARKVMTLINKAAYVDLVQGGVIDVAISPQQTTIGSLLTHVRRGDVVNVHSLRRGAAEAIEAIAHGDKLTSKVVGRTIADIDLPKGTTIGAIVRGDQVIIAHENVMVESDDHIILFVVDKRRIPEVERLFQVGLGFF; encoded by the coding sequence ATGAAAATAATAATTTTAGGTGCAGGCCAAGTTGGCGGCACCTTGGCTGAAAACCTCGCCAACGAACAAAACGACATTACCGTTATCGATACGGATGCCCAACGGTTACGTGAATTGCAGGATTTAATCGACATTAAAACCGTCGTCGGTACGGGGTCATACCCTCAAGTTTTACGCCAGGCAGGCGCTGACGATGCTGATATGCTGATTGCGGTCACCAACTCTGACGAAACCAATATGGTGGCCTGTCAGGTGGCTTATACCTTATTCCGAACGCCTACAAAAATTAGCCGTATCCGCTCGAATGCTTATTTAAAGCAAAAAGAATTATTTAAATCCGACGCTTTTCCTATCGATGTTTTGATCTCACCTGAACAAGTCGTCACCAACTACATCAAACGCTTATTAGAATACCCCGGCACGTTACAAGTATTGGATTTTGCCGATGAAAAAGTACAGCTGGTCGCCGTACGTGCTTATCACGGTGGTTTATTAGTAGGGCAGCAGCTTAGAAAATTAAGAGAACACATGCCGACGGCCGATACCAAGGTAGCGGCTATTTATCGTCGAGGCCAAGCTATTTTGCCGACCGCGGATACCGTGATTGAAGTCGATGATGAGGTTTTCTTTATCGCCGCCAAAAATCACATCAAAAAGGTCATGAATGAACTACGCCGAGAAGAAAATTCATACAAGCGTATTCTAATTGCCGGTGGCGGTAATATTGGTTATCGCTTAGCGAAAGCGTTAGAGAACAAATACCGCATTAAGCTGATTGAACACGGTGAAAAACGTGCTCAATTTTTGAGCGAAAATTTATCCAAAACCGTTGTTCTGATGGGCAGTGCTACTGACCAAGCCTTGTTAGAAGAAGAAAACATCGAAAATATCGACGTATTCTGTGCCGTTACCAACGACGACGAATCCAACATCATGTCATCAATGCTTGCTAAACGTTTAGGCGCACGCAAAGTAATGACCCTGATTAATAAAGCGGCTTATGTTGATTTGGTTCAAGGCGGCGTTATTGATGTGGCCATTTCGCCACAGCAAACTACTATTGGCAGTTTATTAACCCACGTACGCCGAGGTGATGTAGTGAACGTTCACTCACTACGTCGTGGTGCTGCAGAAGCCATTGAAGCCATTGCACATGGTGACAAGCTAACCTCAAAAGTAGTGGGCCGTACCATTGCCGATATTGATTTGCCTAAAGGTACAACCATCGGTGCAATCGTGCGCGGCGACCAAGTTATCATCGCTCATGAGAATGTTATGGTGGAATCAGATGACCATATTATTCTTTTCGTAGTTGATAAGCGCCGAATTCCAGAAGTCGAAAGATTGTTCCAAGTCGGATTAGGGTTCTTCTAA
- the rsmB gene encoding Ribosomal RNA small subunit methyltransferase B, whose amino-acid sequence MSRSIQSPSSTSSAKNIRATAARVLTQVQYGQSLAQCLPAAEEKIEFDDIPFLRELCYGSCRWYFRLNALAKMLLEKPFQDHDEDLHQLLIIGLYQLDVQKKAAHAAIYETVEAAISLDKPYCKGVINACLRRYEREHVELNKSLGDNPVTLYSHPKWLVKALKKAWPDNYLDIMEANNQHPPFCIRVNQLHHSREEYLALLEQAGIPANAGKHAKHSIYLDHAMNVFELPGFEDGWCSVQDEAAQLAAELLDPQAGETVLDACAAPGGKTCHILESATDLNVTAIDLEEKRLVRVNENLERLNLEAKTIACDANDLDTWWDGKLFDRILLDAPCAAIGVIRRHPDIKLLRRKEDIEQLADVQLGLLKSLWSTLKPGGRLVYATCSIMPMENATVIDTFIQAQNDAYQDVLVYSLQDRSWGVESGQGRQLFPQLTKELDTGTEQGHDGFYYAVLEKKAKEN is encoded by the coding sequence ATGTCCAGATCAATACAGTCCCCATCTTCAACCTCTTCAGCAAAGAATATTCGAGCGACTGCCGCGCGCGTATTAACTCAAGTTCAGTATGGACAGTCGCTAGCTCAATGCTTGCCCGCAGCAGAAGAGAAAATCGAGTTTGACGATATTCCTTTTCTCCGTGAGCTTTGCTACGGCAGCTGTCGCTGGTATTTCCGTTTAAATGCCCTCGCTAAAATGCTGCTCGAAAAACCTTTTCAAGATCATGATGAAGATTTACATCAGTTATTGATTATTGGCTTGTATCAATTAGATGTTCAGAAAAAAGCGGCTCATGCGGCGATTTATGAAACCGTTGAAGCCGCTATCAGCTTAGATAAACCTTACTGTAAAGGCGTGATTAATGCCTGTTTACGTCGTTATGAACGTGAACATGTCGAGCTGAATAAATCCCTTGGGGATAATCCGGTCACCTTGTATAGCCACCCTAAATGGTTAGTAAAAGCGTTGAAAAAAGCATGGCCTGACAATTATTTAGACATTATGGAAGCTAACAACCAGCATCCTCCATTTTGCATTCGGGTGAACCAGCTTCATCATAGCCGCGAAGAATACTTAGCCTTGTTAGAGCAAGCAGGCATTCCTGCTAATGCGGGCAAGCATGCTAAACACAGTATTTATCTTGATCATGCGATGAATGTTTTTGAACTACCAGGCTTCGAAGACGGTTGGTGCAGCGTTCAAGATGAAGCCGCGCAATTAGCCGCTGAATTATTAGATCCACAAGCGGGGGAAACTGTTCTTGATGCTTGCGCCGCGCCGGGTGGTAAAACGTGCCACATTCTCGAAAGCGCTACCGATCTAAATGTGACGGCCATCGACCTAGAAGAAAAGCGTTTGGTTCGCGTGAATGAGAACCTAGAGCGCTTAAACCTAGAAGCTAAAACCATTGCATGCGATGCGAACGATTTAGACACTTGGTGGGATGGAAAATTATTCGACCGTATCTTGTTAGATGCCCCTTGCGCCGCCATTGGGGTTATTCGTCGTCATCCAGATATCAAACTATTGCGCCGTAAAGAAGATATCGAGCAACTCGCTGATGTGCAACTAGGCTTATTAAAGTCGCTTTGGTCTACGTTAAAACCTGGCGGTCGTTTAGTGTATGCCACCTGTTCCATTATGCCGATGGAGAATGCGACGGTGATCGATACCTTTATTCAGGCACAGAATGATGCATATCAAGACGTACTGGTTTATAGCCTTCAAGATAGAAGCTGGGGCGTTGAGAGTGGCCAAGGCCGACAGTTATTCCCACAACTCACAAAGGAGTTGGACACAGGCACCGAGCAGGGTCATGATGGCTTCTATTACGCGGTACTAGAAAAGAAGGCTAAGGAAAATTAA
- the fmt gene encoding Methionyl-tRNA formyltransferase, with translation MDALNIVFAGTPEFSAGHLQALIDSRHNVVAVYSQPDRPAGRGKKLQPSPVKQLALEHDIPVYQPLNFKQEESIAELEALNADIMIVVAYGLLLPLAVLEAPKMGCLNVHASILPRWRGAAPIQRAIQAGDIETGITIMQMDVGLDTGDMLSKTFIDINADETGGSLHDRLLEKGPTALLQTLTLLQAGEAIAEKQDNNLANYAHKLSKEEALINWSLPAKDIELSIRAFNPFPCAYTLLGDQRIKVWQAITLEEQTTLLPGTIVQVSSEGLDVATGAGLIRLLNIQLIGKKAMTIRDFLNGQPNLFQPQHMFASQA, from the coding sequence ATGGACGCTTTGAATATTGTTTTTGCCGGTACGCCGGAATTTTCGGCTGGACATTTACAAGCCCTAATTGACAGCCGTCATAATGTGGTGGCTGTTTATAGTCAGCCCGATCGCCCGGCAGGCCGAGGTAAGAAACTGCAACCTAGCCCAGTAAAGCAACTGGCGTTAGAGCATGACATTCCTGTTTATCAGCCGCTGAACTTTAAGCAAGAAGAGTCCATTGCAGAGCTCGAAGCGCTTAACGCCGACATAATGATCGTGGTGGCATACGGTTTATTATTGCCTTTGGCCGTGCTCGAAGCACCAAAGATGGGTTGTTTAAATGTGCATGCGTCTATTTTACCTCGCTGGCGCGGAGCGGCGCCGATTCAGCGTGCGATTCAAGCGGGTGATATTGAGACTGGCATAACCATTATGCAAATGGACGTCGGTTTAGATACAGGCGACATGCTGAGTAAAACCTTCATTGATATTAATGCCGATGAAACGGGTGGAAGTTTGCACGACCGCTTGCTCGAAAAAGGCCCAACGGCGTTATTGCAAACCCTTACTTTGCTGCAAGCGGGCGAAGCCATTGCTGAGAAGCAAGACAACAACCTCGCAAACTACGCTCATAAACTGAGTAAAGAAGAAGCCCTAATTAATTGGTCTTTGCCAGCGAAGGACATCGAGCTAAGCATTCGTGCCTTTAATCCATTCCCCTGTGCGTACACTTTATTAGGTGATCAACGCATTAAAGTGTGGCAAGCGATTACCCTAGAAGAACAGACAACATTATTGCCCGGCACTATTGTTCAAGTCAGTAGCGAAGGCCTTGATGTTGCAACCGGAGCAGGTTTAATCCGTTTATTAAACATTCAGCTTATCGGCAAGAAAGCCATGACGATCCGCGATTTCCTCAACGGTCAGCCCAATTTGTTTCAGCCACAGCACATGTTTGCTAGCCAGGCCTAA
- the def gene encoding Peptide deformylase produces the protein MAILEILEYPDKRLRTIAKPVTEVTDKIRKIIDDMFDTMYEAPGIGLAASQVDVHQRIVTMDLSEDKSEPLVFINPEVTVLDGELESMQEGCLSVPGFYEEVTRIEHCIVKALDRNGEPFELEARGLLAVCIQHELDHLEGKLMVDYLSPLKRNRIKSKLEKQHKLEARQNRR, from the coding sequence ATGGCCATATTAGAGATATTAGAGTACCCAGATAAGCGTCTGCGTACCATTGCAAAACCCGTTACAGAAGTCACGGATAAAATTCGTAAAATAATCGACGACATGTTCGATACGATGTACGAAGCTCCCGGAATTGGCCTTGCGGCTAGTCAAGTGGACGTTCATCAGCGTATCGTGACGATGGATTTATCGGAAGATAAGAGCGAACCTCTGGTATTTATCAATCCAGAAGTCACCGTTCTAGACGGTGAATTAGAAAGCATGCAAGAAGGCTGCTTATCGGTTCCTGGCTTCTATGAAGAAGTAACCCGCATCGAGCACTGTATTGTAAAAGCGCTAGATCGCAATGGTGAACCGTTCGAATTGGAAGCGCGTGGTCTATTGGCTGTCTGCATTCAGCACGAATTAGATCATCTAGAAGGTAAGCTGATGGTGGATTATTTATCGCCACTAAAGCGTAACCGCATTAAATCTAAGCTTGAAAAGCAACACAAGTTAGAAGCGCGCCAGAATCGTCGTTAG
- a CDS encoding SMF family protein: MLKDELLFAWWTLSSIQGIGSIALNKIREQLPHCSALAECSAQDLISMGLKSELALAWQQSKTSDNNLNPFVFAGWQKIQTWCQQPNCGVLLPDDKYYPEALAALRDAPIFLFYRGNPQLLNESSIAIVGSRNPTHYGREQAFTIAQQLVMSDWHVISGLAIGIDGEAHKGALNDSTGIGRGKTIAVLGSGLEEIYPKRHQDLADHIVMAGGVLLSEHLPDIKALAQHFPRRNRIVSGMSLGTLVIEAAYKSGSLITARLAAEQGREVFALPGAVTNPLSRGCHQLIKEGANLIENATDIINLINSDLAIETRAAEVESEAENQHDLFGGSAGQKAAGSVARQVEIAQSPVLRLEVPKLEGLAKIIYQALDVVPTSIDALVNRTGLSVAEIAQQLILMELKGHVAQTPGGYVRV; this comes from the coding sequence ATGCTCAAGGATGAGTTGCTCTTCGCTTGGTGGACTTTATCAAGCATTCAAGGCATTGGCAGTATTGCGCTGAATAAAATCAGAGAGCAGCTGCCACATTGCTCAGCGCTCGCTGAGTGTTCTGCTCAAGATTTAATTTCCATGGGGCTAAAGTCCGAACTTGCGCTTGCTTGGCAGCAGTCTAAAACATCTGATAACAACCTAAACCCCTTCGTCTTTGCCGGTTGGCAAAAAATCCAAACCTGGTGTCAGCAACCAAATTGCGGTGTATTACTGCCTGATGATAAATATTATCCAGAAGCCTTAGCGGCATTGCGCGATGCGCCTATTTTCTTATTTTATCGTGGTAATCCTCAATTATTAAATGAATCCAGCATTGCGATTGTTGGCAGTCGTAACCCGACTCACTATGGGCGTGAGCAAGCGTTTACTATCGCACAGCAGCTTGTGATGTCTGACTGGCATGTGATCAGTGGTTTGGCCATTGGCATTGATGGTGAGGCTCATAAGGGCGCGCTGAATGATTCAACGGGCATCGGGCGCGGTAAAACTATTGCGGTTTTAGGCTCGGGCTTAGAAGAAATTTATCCTAAGCGGCATCAAGACTTAGCGGATCACATTGTGATGGCTGGCGGTGTTTTATTATCGGAGCACTTGCCGGATATTAAAGCGCTTGCTCAACATTTTCCGCGTCGTAATCGCATTGTTAGTGGTATGAGTTTAGGAACCTTGGTGATTGAAGCAGCTTATAAAAGTGGTTCTTTAATTACTGCTCGTTTGGCCGCAGAGCAAGGCCGAGAAGTTTTTGCATTACCGGGTGCCGTGACCAATCCTCTTAGCCGTGGTTGCCATCAGTTGATTAAGGAAGGCGCTAATTTAATTGAGAATGCGACAGATATTATTAATCTTATTAATTCTGACTTAGCAATTGAAACCCGAGCGGCGGAGGTTGAAAGTGAAGCAGAAAACCAACACGATCTCTTTGGTGGATCCGCAGGCCAGAAAGCAGCGGGGTCGGTCGCTCGTCAGGTAGAAATAGCTCAGTCGCCAGTTCTTAGACTAGAGGTTCCTAAATTAGAGGGGCTAGCAAAAATCATCTATCAAGCACTGGATGTGGTCCCTACTTCGATTGATGCCTTGGTAAATCGAACCGGATTAAGCGTGGCTGAAATTGCTCAGCAACTCATTCTTATGGAACTCAAGGGGCATGTTGCTCAAACTCCCGGCGGATATGTTCGGGTGTAA